The Brachybacterium huguangmaarense genome contains a region encoding:
- a CDS encoding HAD-IC family P-type ATPase → MFDVVTDGAHLGKALAGRAGQVPVLVTFAGEDRADIAAAHRDHRVRFAHLVGGEQLRDGAGDLADDKRPEAAAVVSWPRANGVERIAMLTGDVEPTAAAIAGQVGIDDVHAELLPAQKVQLAAELRPRPMMMVGDGVNDAPVLAAADIGIAMGAKGATAAGDAADIVILVDSLAPVADAVAIGRRTVRVALTAIWIGIGLSVGLMLVATTGIIPAVAGALTQELVDLTTILYALRALRGPTSTLLRGQDQSTGEQSRSPRTSVTPR, encoded by the coding sequence CTGTTTGATGTCGTCACGGATGGGGCGCACCTCGGCAAGGCTCTTGCCGGCAGGGCCGGTCAGGTCCCAGTCCTCGTAACGTTTGCCGGGGAAGACCGGGCAGACATCGCCGCAGCCCATCGTGATCACCGCGTCCGCTTCGCGCACCTGGTCGGTGGTGAACAGCTGCGGGACGGTGCCGGTGACCTCGCCGACGACAAACGCCCCGAGGCCGCGGCCGTGGTCTCCTGGCCGAGGGCGAACGGTGTCGAGCGGATCGCGATGCTCACCGGCGACGTCGAACCGACCGCCGCGGCGATCGCAGGCCAGGTCGGCATCGACGACGTCCACGCCGAACTGCTCCCGGCGCAGAAAGTCCAGCTCGCCGCTGAGTTACGGCCTCGTCCGATGATGATGGTCGGCGATGGTGTGAATGACGCGCCCGTCCTCGCCGCCGCTGACATCGGCATCGCGATGGGCGCCAAAGGCGCCACCGCCGCAGGAGACGCCGCCGACATCGTGATCCTCGTCGACTCCCTCGCCCCGGTCGCCGACGCCGTCGCGATCGGCCGGCGGACCGTCCGGGTCGCGTTGACCGCGATCTGGATCGGCATCGGCCTGAGTGTGGGGCTCATGCTCGTCGCCACCACCGGGATCATTCCCGCCGTTGCTGGAGCGCTCACCCAGGAGCTGGTCGATCTGACCACCATCCTCTACGCCCTTCGCGCCCTCCGCGGCCCTACCAGCACCCTGCTGCGGGGTCAGGATCAATCCACGGGCGAACAGTCACGCTCGCCGCGCACCTCGGTAACGCCCCGATAG
- a CDS encoding response regulator transcription factor has protein sequence MTTVTSVRPRLLYLEDDPVIAEMTCEVLAEAYEVEHVADGTAGRRRALDGRFDVMLIDRRLPGVDGAEIIAAVRTARITTPILVLTALGAVADRVEGLDAGANDYLVKPFDFDELLARLRALVRGYRAQGRRREIGEWLFTPDVQALYSPTGARIALTATENAVLELLTASPEHVFSREEILRTVFTEGESPGSVDTYVYYLRRKSTPELIETVRGRGYRAGAFG, from the coding sequence ATGACGACGGTGACCAGTGTCCGGCCCCGGTTGCTGTATCTCGAGGATGATCCGGTGATCGCGGAGATGACGTGCGAGGTGCTGGCCGAGGCGTATGAGGTGGAGCATGTCGCTGACGGGACGGCCGGGCGGCGGCGGGCGTTGGATGGGCGGTTCGATGTGATGCTGATCGATCGTCGTCTGCCGGGTGTGGATGGTGCGGAGATCATCGCGGCGGTTCGCACGGCGCGGATCACCACCCCGATCCTGGTGCTGACCGCGCTGGGAGCGGTCGCGGACCGGGTGGAGGGGTTGGATGCGGGGGCGAACGACTACCTGGTGAAGCCGTTCGATTTCGACGAGCTGCTGGCGAGGTTGCGGGCGCTGGTGCGCGGGTACCGGGCGCAGGGGCGTCGGCGTGAGATCGGCGAGTGGCTGTTCACGCCCGACGTGCAGGCGCTGTATTCCCCGACTGGGGCGCGAATCGCGTTGACAGCGACCGAGAACGCGGTGCTGGAGCTGCTCACCGCGAGCCCCGAGCATGTGTTCTCCCGGGAGGAGATCCTGCGGACGGTGTTCACCGAGGGCGAGTCGCCCGGGTCGGTGGACACGTACGTGTACTACCTGCGGCGTAAGAGCACGCCCGAGTTGATCGAGACGGTCCGCGGCCGCGGCTACCGGGCCGGGGCGTTCGGATGA
- a CDS encoding ferredoxin reductase family protein codes for MTAQATFSETTPVPPSVPSRGGRRTTAAMWRLAATVAIWGTSLAVLVLWVRGGGVQATLGLNAESLTTMGRLTGLVSANLLLYQVMLMARVPVFERGFGRDAIVRMHRHVGFWSFWLLVAHIVLVVLGYAATAAVNPLVQLWEFVWEYPGMLLAAAGTGLLVMVVVTSIRRARRRLRYESWHLLHLYGYLGAGLAIPHMLWTGADFVSSPTATVYWWTLWAVTAAAVLVFRVGLPLARSLRHDVRVTGIAPDGAHGVAVRMTGRALHALRAEAGQFFVWRFLDGPGWTRGHPFSLAADPASGELVISVRLAGDGTHRLTGLRPGTRVLIEGPYGTMTGARRQGRKLLMIGAGAGVAPLVSLLESEPYLPGEATLITRDHADAEALRVEAIGQLVHTRGVRHFTLNGPRGQSGPSWLPQSHAAWSGADLVRHVAPDLDDYDVYLCGPGPWMRAAETDLRSGGVPADRIHRETFSI; via the coding sequence ATGACCGCGCAGGCGACCTTCTCCGAGACCACTCCCGTGCCGCCCTCTGTGCCGTCGCGAGGGGGACGTCGCACCACCGCTGCCATGTGGCGCCTGGCCGCGACGGTTGCGATCTGGGGCACCAGCCTGGCCGTGCTGGTGCTGTGGGTGCGCGGCGGCGGGGTGCAGGCCACGCTCGGGCTGAACGCCGAGTCGTTGACGACGATGGGGCGACTCACCGGGTTGGTCTCGGCGAATCTGCTGCTGTATCAGGTGATGCTGATGGCGCGGGTGCCGGTGTTCGAGCGCGGGTTCGGGCGGGATGCGATCGTCCGGATGCACCGCCATGTCGGGTTCTGGTCGTTCTGGCTGCTGGTGGCCCATATCGTCCTGGTCGTCCTGGGATACGCGGCCACCGCGGCGGTGAACCCGCTCGTGCAGTTGTGGGAGTTCGTGTGGGAGTACCCGGGGATGCTGCTGGCTGCTGCGGGGACGGGGCTGCTGGTGATGGTGGTGGTCACCTCGATCCGTCGTGCCCGCCGGAGGCTGCGCTACGAGTCCTGGCACCTGCTGCACCTGTACGGGTATCTCGGGGCAGGGCTCGCGATCCCGCACATGCTGTGGACCGGCGCAGACTTCGTCTCCAGCCCCACCGCGACCGTGTACTGGTGGACGCTGTGGGCAGTGACCGCGGCAGCGGTGCTCGTGTTCCGTGTCGGCCTGCCCCTGGCCCGCTCCCTCCGGCATGACGTCCGGGTCACCGGCATCGCCCCGGATGGCGCGCACGGGGTCGCGGTGCGGATGACGGGACGCGCGCTGCACGCCCTGCGCGCGGAGGCCGGTCAGTTCTTCGTCTGGCGGTTCCTGGACGGGCCGGGCTGGACCCGTGGGCACCCGTTCTCGCTCGCCGCGGATCCCGCGTCCGGGGAGCTGGTGATATCCGTGAGGTTGGCCGGTGACGGCACCCACCGGCTCACGGGGCTGCGCCCCGGGACGCGGGTGCTGATCGAGGGGCCGTACGGGACGATGACCGGTGCCCGGCGGCAGGGCCGCAAGCTGTTGATGATCGGGGCGGGTGCGGGCGTGGCACCGCTGGTCTCGCTGCTGGAGTCCGAACCGTATCTGCCGGGTGAGGCCACGTTGATCACTCGGGACCATGCCGATGCGGAGGCCCTCCGTGTGGAGGCGATCGGGCAGCTGGTGCACACCCGGGGCGTCCGCCATTTCACCCTCAACGGGCCGCGCGGCCAGAGCGGGCCGAGTTGGCTGCCCCAGTCGCATGCGGCCTGGAGCGGGGCGGACCTGGTCCGTCACGTCGCACCCGATCTCGACGACTACGACGTCTACCTGTGCGGGCCGGGCCCCTGGATGCGTGCGGCCGAGACCGACCTGCGCTCGGGCGGGGTGCCCGCGGACCGTATCCACCGTGAGACGTTCAGCATCTGA
- a CDS encoding VIT1/CCC1 transporter family protein encodes MTVPAGTHPNEPHRPGLTQRLNWLRAGVLGANDGIVSTAAVVVGVAGTTATVAPVFLAGAAALVGGAVSMALGEYVSVSSQSDSEKALIEKERGELTDDPDAELAELTGLYQARGLTPETAARVATELTEHDALRAHLSMELNIDPDDVVSPWHAAFASAIAFTIGALLPLATILLIPHPANIVFTFIAVLLALAITGYVAAWIGGARPWRAVTRTVIGGAIALTATYLVGTLFGTTIG; translated from the coding sequence ATGACAGTGCCCGCCGGAACGCACCCGAACGAACCGCATCGCCCCGGTCTCACCCAGCGGTTGAACTGGCTTCGTGCGGGTGTCCTCGGCGCGAACGACGGGATCGTCTCCACCGCCGCGGTCGTGGTCGGCGTCGCCGGTACGACCGCCACGGTCGCGCCCGTCTTCCTCGCCGGCGCGGCCGCCCTCGTCGGCGGGGCCGTCTCGATGGCGCTCGGCGAGTACGTGTCGGTGTCCAGCCAGTCCGACTCGGAGAAGGCGCTCATCGAGAAAGAGCGCGGCGAGCTCACCGACGACCCCGACGCGGAACTGGCCGAGCTGACCGGCCTCTACCAGGCCCGCGGCCTGACGCCGGAGACCGCCGCCCGCGTCGCCACGGAGCTCACCGAGCACGACGCCCTCCGAGCGCACCTCTCGATGGAGCTGAACATCGACCCCGACGATGTCGTCAGCCCCTGGCACGCCGCCTTCGCCTCCGCAATCGCGTTCACCATCGGAGCACTGCTCCCGCTCGCCACCATCCTCCTGATCCCGCACCCGGCGAACATCGTCTTCACCTTCATCGCCGTCCTCCTCGCCCTCGCCATCACGGGATACGTCGCCGCATGGATCGGCGGGGCCAGACCCTGGCGCGCGGTCACGCGCACCGTCATCGGCGGCGCCATCGCCCTGACCGCGACCTACCTCGTCGGCACACTCTTCGGCACCACCATCGGCTGA
- a CDS encoding sensor histidine kinase, whose protein sequence is MSAAADRQRVRRSAVRVGVLVAIASTLVILGGVGILIGVLLSTARMEHGHDGGRPDPDAMVVDLDRVLPWVVGLGIVGVVLLGVIGWLAARWAVRPLADALTLQRQFVSDASHELRTPLTALTSRIQILQRRHERGDAIATTLTQLRRDAAVMDDVLTDMLLSAEGDATGTQVAAVGDCVAAAGATVSVLAEEAGVRLVVDVVPADAAMPPVTLTRLCVALLDNAIQHAPAGSAVTISARPVPGVVEIRVADNGPGVPPEEQDRIFQRFARGSESGRRRGFGLGLALVREAADRAGGSISLEHTSPQGTTFLLRIPAV, encoded by the coding sequence ATGAGCGCGGCCGCCGACCGGCAGCGGGTGCGTCGCTCCGCCGTGCGGGTGGGGGTGCTGGTCGCGATCGCGTCGACGCTGGTGATCCTCGGCGGGGTCGGCATCCTGATCGGCGTGCTGCTGAGCACCGCCCGGATGGAGCACGGGCATGACGGGGGCAGGCCCGACCCGGACGCGATGGTGGTCGATCTGGATCGGGTGCTGCCGTGGGTGGTGGGCCTGGGGATCGTCGGGGTCGTGCTGCTCGGGGTTATCGGCTGGCTGGCGGCCCGGTGGGCGGTGCGCCCCCTGGCCGACGCGCTCACCCTGCAACGTCAGTTCGTCTCGGACGCGAGCCACGAGCTGCGCACCCCGTTGACCGCGCTGACCAGCCGGATCCAGATCCTGCAGCGCCGCCATGAGCGCGGCGATGCGATCGCGACGACGCTCACCCAGCTGCGTCGAGACGCCGCGGTGATGGACGACGTGCTCACCGACATGCTGCTGTCCGCCGAAGGCGACGCGACCGGCACCCAGGTTGCGGCGGTCGGGGACTGCGTCGCTGCGGCGGGCGCGACGGTGTCCGTGCTCGCGGAGGAGGCCGGGGTGAGGCTGGTCGTGGATGTCGTGCCCGCGGACGCGGCGATGCCGCCGGTGACGCTGACCCGGCTCTGTGTCGCGCTGCTGGACAACGCGATCCAGCACGCCCCGGCAGGCTCTGCGGTGACGATCTCGGCACGGCCGGTGCCCGGCGTGGTGGAGATCCGGGTCGCCGATAACGGGCCGGGCGTCCCACCGGAGGAGCAGGACCGCATCTTCCAGCGGTTCGCGCGCGGCAGCGAATCTGGGAGGCGGCGCGGGTTCGGGCTGGGCCTTGCCCTGGTCCGTGAGGCCGCCGACCGGGCCGGGGGCAGCATCAGCCTCGAGCACACCTCACCACAGGGCACGACCTTTCTGCTGCGCATACCAGCTGTCTAA
- the mmuM gene encoding homocysteine S-methyltransferase, with protein MTATPLLDPDRIVVLDGGLGTHLAARGNDVTDDLWSARILRDRPEEVRAAHVDFFRSGAEVATSCSYQVTFDGLAAAGASRTETEELLRASVRLAREASEEIAGDPAPRWVAASVGPYGAGPGRGTEYDGDYGLDVAALRSWHRPRLEVLAEGGADVLLAETIPSVREVEALAFELAAVDAPALLSVTVGGDRLRDGTALTEVAGIVQDSPTIRAVGVNCCDPADAILALGVLGAAGVPLLAYPNIGEVWDARARRWTGSRRPGPGILEVAPALATAGARLIGGCCGVTPRHITQIASGLRASGTPGDVAGA; from the coding sequence GTGACTGCGACCCCCCTGCTGGACCCCGATCGGATCGTCGTGCTGGACGGCGGACTCGGCACGCATCTCGCGGCCCGCGGCAACGACGTCACCGACGACCTGTGGTCGGCCCGGATCCTGCGCGACCGGCCCGAGGAGGTGCGCGCGGCGCACGTCGACTTCTTCCGGTCCGGCGCCGAGGTCGCGACGAGCTGCTCCTACCAGGTGACGTTCGACGGGCTCGCAGCGGCCGGGGCGAGCCGGACCGAGACCGAGGAGCTGCTGCGTGCGAGCGTGCGTCTCGCACGAGAGGCGTCCGAGGAGATCGCGGGAGATCCCGCGCCGCGCTGGGTGGCCGCCTCGGTCGGCCCCTACGGCGCCGGCCCCGGGCGCGGCACCGAGTACGACGGCGACTACGGCCTCGACGTCGCGGCGCTGCGCTCCTGGCACCGTCCGCGGCTCGAGGTGCTCGCGGAGGGCGGCGCCGACGTGCTGCTCGCCGAGACGATCCCGAGCGTGCGCGAGGTCGAGGCCCTCGCCTTCGAGCTCGCGGCGGTGGACGCCCCGGCCCTGCTCAGCGTGACCGTCGGCGGGGATCGGCTGCGGGACGGCACCGCGCTCACGGAGGTCGCCGGGATCGTCCAGGACTCCCCCACGATCCGGGCCGTCGGCGTCAACTGCTGCGATCCTGCCGACGCGATCCTGGCGCTCGGCGTGCTCGGCGCAGCAGGAGTGCCGTTGCTGGCCTATCCGAACATCGGCGAGGTCTGGGACGCCCGGGCGAGGCGCTGGACCGGCAGCCGGCGCCCGGGGCCGGGCATTCTCGAGGTGGCTCCCGCGCTCGCGACGGCCGGTGCCCGCCTCATCGGCGGCTGCTGCGGGGTCACGCCCCGACACATCACCCAGATCGCGAGCGGCCTGCGCGCTTCGGGCACGCCGGGCGACGTCGCCGGGGCGTGA
- a CDS encoding ATP-binding protein yields MSSNLFRPSFGTYPHVLVGRDALLDEFEDTFDGLLDLTGLTVLLSGQRGMGKTVLLDAYARAARSAGWLVISDASSDGLLDRLSRDHLPRLLQVHAEQPRTKLTSGSVSPGPVGAGGGWDERYPAESTLRSQIAELTDALRPSGRGLVITVDEIQSAALEELHKLGEILQYARREDRMLAFAGAGLSTPIEELLDHPGATFLRRAEHHTIGPVSRPDVRTALAQTIADGHREIDVHALDRAADAAAGYPFMIQLVGYYTLKNAAPTGPVDAAAVDAGITAARRRLGRLVHATALRPLSDVDRTYLLAMAQDDRPSRTGEIAKRMGVTAQYAGEYRRRLIRDGIIEPAGHGKVRFTIPYTADHLREHAAHDALEDLADETS; encoded by the coding sequence ATGTCTTCGAACTTGTTCCGCCCATCGTTCGGCACGTACCCGCACGTCCTCGTCGGCCGCGATGCTCTGCTCGACGAGTTCGAGGACACCTTCGACGGCCTCCTGGACCTCACCGGGCTGACGGTGCTCCTCTCCGGCCAGCGAGGCATGGGCAAGACCGTGCTGCTGGACGCCTACGCCCGCGCTGCACGATCGGCAGGCTGGCTCGTCATCAGCGACGCCTCGAGCGACGGGCTCCTGGACCGGCTCAGCCGCGACCACCTCCCCCGTCTCCTCCAAGTGCACGCCGAGCAGCCTCGTACGAAGCTCACCAGCGGCAGCGTCTCCCCGGGACCCGTCGGTGCTGGCGGCGGGTGGGACGAGCGCTACCCCGCCGAGTCCACCCTCCGCTCCCAGATCGCCGAGCTCACCGACGCCCTGCGCCCCAGCGGCCGCGGCCTCGTCATCACCGTCGACGAGATCCAATCCGCTGCCCTCGAGGAGCTCCACAAGCTCGGCGAGATCCTCCAGTACGCCCGCCGCGAGGACCGCATGCTCGCCTTCGCCGGCGCCGGGCTCTCCACCCCGATCGAGGAACTGCTCGACCACCCCGGCGCGACGTTCCTCCGCCGCGCCGAGCACCACACCATCGGCCCCGTCTCCCGCCCCGACGTCCGCACCGCTCTCGCCCAGACCATCGCCGACGGTCACCGCGAGATCGACGTGCACGCACTCGACCGCGCCGCCGACGCCGCCGCCGGCTACCCCTTCATGATCCAGCTCGTCGGCTACTACACCCTCAAGAACGCAGCGCCGACCGGACCCGTCGACGCCGCCGCCGTCGACGCCGGAATCACTGCCGCCCGCCGTCGACTCGGCCGACTCGTCCACGCCACAGCTCTGCGCCCACTGTCCGACGTCGATCGCACCTACCTACTCGCCATGGCCCAAGATGACCGGCCGTCCCGCACCGGAGAGATCGCCAAGCGCATGGGCGTCACCGCCCAGTACGCCGGCGAGTACCGTCGCCGCCTCATCCGCGACGGCATCATCGAGCCCGCCGGTCACGGCAAAGTCCGCTTCACCATCCCCTACACCGCCGACCACCTGCGCGAACACGCCGCCCACGACGCCCTCGAGGACCTCGCCGACGAGACCTCCTGA
- a CDS encoding glutamate decarboxylase has protein sequence MPNLEPQADLERIAATSLPTHGMSAREAYTSVHDELMLDGNARMNLATFVTTWMEPEAEQLMTEAFDKNSIDHDEYPSTSRIDTRLACMVASLFHAPGIDPDRPESATGVSTIGSSEAVMLAGLALKWRWRAARRSAGAPADRPVLVLGSNVQVVWEKFCRYFDVEPRYLPVEPGQYVITPAQVREAVDENTIGVVAVLGTTFTGEYEDVVGIAGVLDEIADAGGPDVPIHVDAASGGFVAPFLDPDLEWDFRLPRVRSINVSGHKYGLTYPGIGFAVWRGPEDLPEELIFHVNYLGGEMPTFTLNFSRPGNQIIGQYYNFLRLGVAGYTRVMFELRRHARWLARYVGEELSAYEVISDGSALPVIALSLPDDSPFSVFDVSHELRTHGWQVPAYTMPAAAERVAVLRIVLRHGFTADLTGRFAEDLTTVTAGLQRHGSTGSTARHFAH, from the coding sequence GTGCCGAACCTCGAACCGCAAGCGGATCTGGAACGGATCGCCGCCACGTCCCTCCCCACGCACGGCATGAGCGCCCGCGAGGCCTACACGTCCGTGCACGACGAGCTCATGCTCGACGGCAATGCACGGATGAACCTCGCCACCTTCGTCACCACGTGGATGGAGCCCGAGGCCGAGCAGCTCATGACGGAGGCGTTCGACAAGAACTCCATCGACCACGACGAGTATCCGTCGACCTCACGCATCGACACACGCCTGGCGTGCATGGTCGCGAGCCTCTTCCATGCGCCGGGCATCGACCCCGATCGCCCGGAGTCCGCGACGGGGGTGAGCACGATCGGCTCTTCGGAGGCGGTGATGCTCGCGGGCCTCGCCTTGAAGTGGAGGTGGCGGGCAGCACGTCGATCCGCCGGGGCTCCGGCGGATCGACCGGTGCTCGTGCTCGGCAGCAACGTGCAGGTCGTGTGGGAGAAGTTCTGCCGCTACTTCGACGTCGAGCCCCGCTATCTCCCCGTGGAGCCCGGACAGTATGTCATCACGCCCGCACAGGTGCGCGAGGCGGTTGACGAGAACACGATCGGCGTCGTCGCGGTCCTCGGCACGACCTTCACCGGCGAATACGAGGACGTCGTGGGCATCGCCGGGGTGCTCGACGAGATCGCGGACGCGGGCGGCCCCGACGTGCCGATCCACGTCGACGCCGCATCCGGCGGCTTCGTCGCGCCGTTCCTCGACCCGGATCTCGAGTGGGACTTCCGCTTGCCCCGGGTGCGGTCGATCAATGTCTCGGGGCACAAGTACGGCCTCACCTACCCCGGGATCGGCTTCGCCGTCTGGCGTGGCCCGGAGGATCTTCCCGAGGAGCTGATCTTCCACGTGAACTACCTCGGCGGCGAGATGCCGACCTTCACGCTGAACTTCTCGCGACCCGGCAACCAGATCATCGGGCAGTACTACAACTTCCTCCGTCTGGGCGTCGCCGGCTACACGCGGGTGATGTTCGAGCTGCGCCGTCACGCGCGGTGGCTGGCCCGTTACGTCGGCGAGGAGCTGTCCGCGTACGAGGTGATCAGCGACGGATCCGCCCTTCCGGTGATCGCGCTGAGCCTTCCGGATGACAGCCCGTTCAGCGTCTTCGACGTCTCGCATGAGCTCCGCACCCACGGATGGCAGGTGCCCGCGTACACGATGCCGGCGGCTGCCGAAAGAGTCGCGGTGCTGCGCATCGTGCTGCGCCACGGCTTCACCGCGGACCTCACCGGGCGCTTCGCCGAGGATCTCACCACCGTCACCGCCGGGTTGCAACGGCACGGATCGACCGGCTCGACCGCCCGCCACTTCGCCCACTGA
- a CDS encoding SOS response-associated peptidase — MCGRFTLAFDGDGLLHSYVATSDDRAAQWEPTYSIAPRTKAPVVREFVDDDGAKHRTLELARWGLHPSWAKDTGPRPINARLETVSSNGMFRGAFSSSRAVIPMTGYYEWVEAADGGKDPYFIHHPDGELLHAAGLTAAWKAEGDVWDVSFTVITRDARDAGGEVHDRMPTFLTEDAIEEWLSPGKLEADQKAPLLAQLEDSSSTIAGQLVTRPVDRQVNSVRGLDRSDPSLIAPI; from the coding sequence ATGTGCGGACGATTCACGCTGGCGTTCGACGGCGACGGGCTGCTGCACTCGTACGTCGCCACGAGCGATGACCGAGCAGCTCAGTGGGAGCCGACCTACAGCATCGCACCGCGCACGAAGGCTCCCGTGGTGCGCGAGTTCGTCGACGACGACGGAGCGAAGCACCGCACCCTCGAGCTCGCCCGCTGGGGACTGCACCCGTCCTGGGCGAAGGACACGGGCCCTCGGCCGATCAACGCACGCCTGGAGACCGTGAGCAGCAACGGCATGTTCCGCGGCGCGTTCTCGAGCTCCCGGGCCGTGATCCCGATGACCGGCTACTACGAGTGGGTCGAGGCTGCCGACGGCGGCAAGGATCCGTACTTCATCCACCACCCTGACGGGGAGCTGCTGCACGCCGCCGGTCTCACGGCCGCCTGGAAGGCCGAGGGCGACGTATGGGACGTGTCCTTCACGGTGATCACGCGCGACGCGCGGGATGCCGGCGGCGAGGTCCACGACCGGATGCCGACCTTCCTGACCGAGGACGCGATCGAGGAGTGGCTCTCCCCCGGGAAGCTCGAGGCCGACCAGAAGGCGCCGCTGCTCGCGCAGCTCGAGGACTCCTCGTCCACGATCGCGGGGCAGCTCGTCACCCGCCCCGTAGATCGGCAGGTCAACAGCGTCCGCGGCCTTGACCGCTCCGATCCTTCCCTGATCGCACCGATCTGA
- a CDS encoding FAD:protein FMN transferase, which translates to MAAAIARMRDDERVFSTFRHDSDIFRLRDGTRTLQDVDPRILEVRERCLALREQTGGRFDAWWRGWFDPTGLVKGWATERAARAELEPLLDRPGIHAVGINAGGDLQVFTAPGADWVWRVGIADPLHHGTLLATVELVNGAVATSGTAERGAHLIDPAAGQPVASGIGATVVADALTDADAWATVAAIAGITDLSWVPAAPAGVRSGLVSDGTRTRRWAGGVEVTAASSPWLTTSPCSG; encoded by the coding sequence ATGGCCGCGGCGATCGCGCGGATGCGTGACGACGAGCGTGTCTTCAGCACCTTCCGGCACGATTCGGACATCTTCCGGCTGCGCGACGGGACCCGCACGCTCCAGGACGTGGACCCTCGGATCCTCGAGGTGCGGGAGCGGTGCCTGGCGTTGCGGGAGCAGACCGGCGGGCGGTTCGATGCGTGGTGGCGGGGCTGGTTCGACCCGACCGGCCTGGTGAAGGGATGGGCGACCGAGCGCGCCGCACGTGCGGAGCTGGAACCGCTCCTGGACCGGCCGGGCATTCACGCGGTCGGCATCAACGCGGGCGGCGACCTGCAGGTGTTCACCGCCCCCGGTGCGGACTGGGTCTGGCGGGTCGGCATCGCCGATCCGCTGCACCACGGGACGCTATTGGCCACTGTGGAGCTCGTGAACGGTGCCGTGGCCACCTCGGGGACCGCCGAGCGTGGCGCGCACCTGATCGACCCCGCCGCAGGCCAGCCCGTCGCATCCGGGATCGGCGCCACGGTCGTCGCGGACGCGCTGACCGATGCGGACGCCTGGGCCACCGTCGCCGCCATCGCCGGCATCACCGACCTGTCCTGGGTGCCCGCCGCCCCGGCCGGCGTGCGATCCGGCCTCGTGTCCGACGGCACCCGCACCCGGAGATGGGCCGGCGGTGTCGAGGTGACGGCCGCGTCGTCGCCGTGGCTGACGACCTCACCGTGTTCAGGTTAG
- a CDS encoding tetratricopeptide repeat protein, translating to MTLDDCLDAIVAARDRSDMQPTIDALLPILRAHPRHPRVLYEVGGAYDTAGDEAVAATYYERALEEGLSGDELRRCRLQYGSTLRNLGELTRSAEVFAQAREDFPDSPSLAVFEALTLHAAGRDHEAVATLLEVIAEEVPSPDLERYLPALRGNAEHLRALSRADRAT from the coding sequence ATGACTCTCGACGACTGCCTGGACGCCATCGTCGCCGCCCGCGACCGGTCGGACATGCAGCCCACGATCGACGCCCTGCTCCCGATCCTTCGCGCGCATCCGCGGCACCCGCGAGTGCTCTACGAGGTGGGCGGCGCCTACGACACGGCCGGTGACGAGGCCGTCGCCGCGACGTATTACGAGCGCGCGCTCGAGGAGGGGCTGAGCGGTGACGAGCTCAGACGGTGCCGGCTGCAGTACGGCTCCACCCTGCGCAACCTGGGGGAGCTGACACGCTCGGCGGAGGTGTTCGCCCAGGCCCGCGAGGACTTTCCGGACTCCCCGTCGCTCGCCGTCTTCGAGGCGCTCACGCTCCACGCCGCGGGGCGCGACCACGAGGCGGTCGCCACCCTGCTCGAGGTGATCGCCGAGGAGGTCCCGTCACCCGATCTCGAGCGCTACCTGCCGGCCCTGCGCGGCAACGCCGAGCATCTTCGCGCGCTGAGCCGCGCCGACCGGGCCACCTGA
- a CDS encoding FMN-binding protein, with protein sequence MKKIVYWVMATVTGVVLLFSYRTSLGADLTATTTPDTVSSPDSLASPDTSTGDGGAPSKSDGGGATSSQDSSVSGFVDGSYTGSAARTRYGDVQVQITVSGGRITDVQVPVYPDANGRDRQINAHAIPQLVAETTEAQNADIQMVSGATYTSSGYTQSLQSALDQARA encoded by the coding sequence ATGAAGAAGATCGTGTACTGGGTGATGGCGACGGTGACCGGGGTGGTGCTGCTGTTCAGCTATCGCACCTCTCTCGGCGCCGACCTCACCGCCACGACCACCCCCGATACCGTGTCCTCGCCTGACTCCCTGGCCTCGCCGGACACATCGACCGGTGACGGCGGCGCCCCGTCGAAGTCGGACGGCGGCGGGGCGACGTCGTCGCAGGACAGCTCGGTCAGCGGGTTCGTCGACGGTTCCTATACCGGGTCGGCGGCGCGGACACGGTATGGGGATGTTCAGGTGCAGATCACGGTGTCGGGCGGGCGGATCACCGATGTGCAGGTGCCGGTCTACCCGGACGCCAACGGCCGGGATCGGCAGATCAACGCCCATGCCATCCCGCAGCTGGTCGCGGAGACCACCGAGGCGCAGAACGCCGACATCCAGATGGTCTCCGGCGCCACCTACACCAGCAGCGGCTACACCCAGTCGCTGCAGTCCGCACTCGACCAGGCCCGCGCATGA